One genomic segment of Sorex araneus isolate mSorAra2 chromosome X, mSorAra2.pri, whole genome shotgun sequence includes these proteins:
- the LOC101538493 gene encoding polyadenylate-binding protein 1-like 2, translating to MASLYVGDLHPDVTEAMLYEKFSPAGPILSIRICRDKVTRRSLGYAYVNYQQPLDAQRALETLNFDVIKGRPVRIMWSQRDPSLRKSGVGNVFIKNLGKTIDNKALYNIFSAFGNILSCKVACDEKGPKGYGFVHFQRQESAERAIDAMNGMFLNYRKIFVGRFKSHKEREAERGAWARQSTRAAVKEFEEDTDEEAALR from the coding sequence ATGGCCTCCCTGTACGTGGGCGACCTGCACCCCGACGTGACCGAGGCGATGCTGTACGAGAAGTTCAGCCCCGCCGGGCCCATCCTGTCCATCCGCATCTGCAGGGACAAGGTCACCCGCCGCTCGCTGGGCTACGCGTACGTCAACTACCAGCAGCCGCTGGACGCCCAGCGCGCCCTGGAGACCCTCAACTTCGATGTCATCAAGGGCCGGCCGGTGCGCATCATGTGGTCCCAGCGGGACCCGTCGCTCCGCAAGAGCGGCGTGGGCAACGTCTTCATCAAGAACCTGGGCAAGACCATCGACAACAAGGCGCTCTACAACATCTTCTCGGCCTTCGGCAACATCCTCTCCTGCAAGGTGGCCTGCGACGAGAAGGGGCCCAAGGGCTACGGGTTCGTGCACTTCCAGCGGCAGGAGTCCGCGGAGCGGGCCATCGATGCCATGAACGGCATGTTCCTCAACTACCGCAAGATCTTCGTGGGCAGGTTCAAGTCGCACAAAGAGCGAGAGGCCGAGAGGGGCGCCTGGGCCAGGCAGTCCACCCGCGCGGCCGTCAAGGAGTTCGAGGAAGACACCGATGAGGAGGCGGCCCTGCGATGA